AGTTTTGTGAAGGTGAAAGTGCACCGAATACAAGGGATTCGGACAACGAAAAAGGCTCATAATCATTTTAAATTACGCGTTCCCGGCTGCGAAACGCGCCCTCTTCTATCTTGGTCTCCCGCTCCCCACGTTATGCGCAAGGCGCGCGACGGTTAGGCGCCCGTTCCCCACACGCGGGCGAAAGTCGCTTCGTCAAAGCCGACGGTCACCCGCTCGCCATCGGTCACAATCGGGCGCTTGATCAGTTTCCCGTCCGACGCGAGGAGCTCCAGCATTTCCTCGTCCGTCATCGACGGCAATTTCTCTTTGAGGCCCAGCTCCCGGTACCGTTGGCCGCTGGTGTTGAAAAACTTGCGAACGGGCAGGCCGCTCTTTTCGATCAGCGCGCGAAGGGTTTCCTTGTCCGGCGGGTCGGTCACCAAGTTGACCGCTTCATAGGCGATCCCGCGGGCGTCAAGCCACTGTTTGGCTTTCCGGCACGTTCCGCACTGCGGGTACCCATAGAACGTGATGGGCATCTCGCCACCTCCCTCTCTTTTATTTTGCACACGGCAGGCAAAATCCTCTTTGGATGTCGGAAAAAAGATGAAAAAACGGAAAGGCCGAAACCTTTCCGTCTCTGCCTTCCCGTAAAGTCCTGTCACGCGTCCTTGTAGCCGATGGTGCCCAGGTAGTCGGCTTCGTCGACGGGGTTCACGCGCCACGTCTGCTGAATGGGATCAAATTTGCCGAAGGCCTGCCCGGTCTCTTCGTCAAGG
This portion of the Calditerricola satsumensis genome encodes:
- a CDS encoding arsenate reductase family protein; protein product: MPITFYGYPQCGTCRKAKQWLDARGIAYEAVNLVTDPPDKETLRALIEKSGLPVRKFFNTSGQRYRELGLKEKLPSMTDEEMLELLASDGKLIKRPIVTDGERVTVGFDEATFARVWGTGA